A region from the Sorex araneus isolate mSorAra2 chromosome 6, mSorAra2.pri, whole genome shotgun sequence genome encodes:
- the TSPAN32 gene encoding tetraspanin-32 gives MGTRSRVRVAKCQLLVTSLFVMLLGLSLAALAALTYFGAPFAAAGHGSPERLSFQASPRWGECGGAQWAQRPGCGFGQRWGFSGSTGSPRGRGTARRMWGRGPQSQPSSPPRGSRGLGWPIRKQGPPHPSRPPGPYPGGAAERTRGGRPDRPLPPAFLAGLCLAALLGLGAVLSVVAALREAGGLMAGGFLSFALVFCALVQVAFWRARNPTQVEDALLDAYDALYERAVHSAPSGGHQELAAIQDAFQCCGKSSPFSRLGSAEAHLCQGASGRQVWAGPGVGGAWCGRGLRELARTEGQIPALPLPPPSSRGSPNQPRALEASRSSGSGVRKAEPLALPGGRVFTGGWGATDPHPSPQDCLRSIRDFLRMHGNVASALTGLGLAATVPPPCPVGGPGPGARAYAMLLCSFLWFAIRAGRGLDRKGQYALSPR, from the exons ATGGGCACGCGGAGCCGTGTCCGGGTGGCCAAGTGCCAGCTTCTGGTCACCAGCCTCTTTGTCATG CTGCTGGGCCTGTCGCTGGCCGCGCTGGCCGCGCTGACCTACTTTGGGGCCCCCTTTGCCGCCGCGGGCCACGGCTCCCCCGAGAGACTGTCCTTCCAGGCCTCGCCGCGCTGGGGTGAGTGCGGCGGGGCGCAGTGGGCACAGCGGCCCGGATGTGGCTTTGGGCAACGCTGGGGGTTCTCGGGGAGCACAGGaagccccagggggcgggggacagcccgtaggatgtgggggagggggccccagAGCCAGCCCAGCAGCCCACCCAGAGGAAGCAGGGGCCTGGGTTGGCCGATAAG GAAGCAAgggccaccccacccctcccggcccccaggcCCATACCCCGGGGGCGCAGCGGAGAGAACTCGGGGTGGGCGCCCTGACCGTCCTCTCCCCCCAGCATTCCTCGCGGGCCTCTGCCTGGCTGCGCTCCTGGGCCTGGGCGCGGTGCTGAGCGTCGTGGCTGCCCTGCGGGAGGCGGGGGGCCTCATGGCAGGG GGTTTCCTGAGCTTCGCCCTGGTCTTCTGTGCCCTGGTGCAGGTGGCCTTCTGGAGGGCCCGCAACCCTACCCAG gtaGAGGACGCCTTGCTGGACGCCTACGATGCCCTGTACGAGCGGGCAGTGCACAGCGCGCCCAGCGGCGGCCACCAGGAGCTGGCGGCCATCCAGGACGCG TTCCAGTGCTGCGGGAAGAGCTCGCCGTTCAGCCGCCTGGGGAGCGCCGAGGCGCACCTGTGCCAGGGGGCCTCGGGGAGAcaggtgtgggcggggcctggcgtgggcggggcctggtgTGGGCGGGGCCTACGAG agcTGGCGAGGACCGAAGGTCAGATCCCCGCactgccccttcctcctccctcgaGCCGGGGCTCCCCAAACCAACCCAGGGCCCTGGAAGCCTCTAGAAGCTCAGGGTCTGGGGTCCGCAAAGCAGAGCCATTGGCTCTGCCTGGGGGTCGGGTGTTCACGGGCGGGTGGGGGGCCACTGATCCGCACCCCTCCCCGCAGGACTGCCTGCGGAGCATCCGGGACTTCCTGCGCATGCACGGGAACGTCGCCTCGGCGCTCACCGGCCTGGGTCTCGCTGCCACGGTACCGCCGCCCTGCCCGGTGGGGGGTCCCGGGCCGGGTGCAAGG GCCTACGCCATGCTGCTCTGCTCCTTCCTCTGGTTCGCCATCCGCGCGGGCCGCGGCCTGGACCGGAAAGGCCAGTACGCCCTGAGCCCCAGGTAG
- the LOC129405584 gene encoding uncharacterized protein LOC129405584, translating to MGAPRGPGPCPEHLLCLPRWAKLVQSGGLRGTPSPDARPLARQGALHLPWGPHPGSESRDLAPPLQEVAAQHQSLPHTLAKPQAACKGDTGPHMPRATGTAAPGLWPVSCSLQLARGAVGGGSQASCHSTCYARPAVSSLRCLADPLLLPAASVSLALCVKTQKRRGGPAGLYLSRCPRSVVFSRFPHPREIDGDDEAGEGRKKSRLVARSVYFLLSLCFSPGSRSLSGSSSNSLSAPLALTSFTLCSAYVCATVLSASVSLRLSLCTCLCLSASASAFFCLLLPLSPLSSFSYPHLFYLCSVPHSLSLYSKLHRVVTQKWV from the coding sequence ATGGGGGCACCCCGAGGGCCAGGCCCTTGCCCAGAGCACCTGCTGTGTCTCCCCAGGTGGGCGAAGCTGGTGCAGAGTGGAGGCTTGCGGGGAACCCCCAGTCCCGATGCCAGGCCTCTCGCCAGGCAGGGAGCTCTACATCTGCCCTGGGGACCCCACCCCGGGTCGGAGTCACGTGAtctcgccccacccctgcaggaaGTGGCAGCCCAGCACCAgtcactcccacacacactcgCAAAGCCCCAGGCAGCCTGCAAGGGGGACACAGGCCCTCACATGCCCCGTGCGACAGGCACCGCAGCGCCAGGCCTGTGGCCAGTGTCCTGCAGCCTTCAGCTGGCCAgaggggcagtggggggtgggtccCAGGCCTCCTGCCACTCCACCTGCTATGCCCGCCCTGCTGTTTCTTCCCTGCGCTGCCTTGCTGACCCTTTACTCCTGCCTGCTGCCTCGGTTTCCCTGGCtctttgtgtaaaaacacaaaaaagaagagggggcCCGGCGGGGCTCTATCTTTcccgctgcccgcgttcggtagtcttcagccgcttcccccaccccagggaaattgatggtgatgatgaggcaggcgaaggaaggaagaagtccagactggttgctcgatcagtttatttccttctctctctctgcttctctcctggttctcgatctctctctggatcttcctctaattccctttctgccccgcttgctctcacttctttcaccttgtgctctgcttatgtgtgtgccactgtgctctctgcgtctgtctctctgcgcctgtctctctgcacctgtctctgtctctctgcctctgcctctgccttcttttgtctccttcttcctctgtctcccttgtcttctttctcctatccccATCTCTTCTATCTCtgctcagtgccccacagtcttagtttatatagcaaactacatagggtggtgacacaaaagtgggtttaa
- the ASCL2 gene encoding achaete-scute homolog 2, producing MDGGGPGPAAPELLRCGRRRRPGAPDSASGPAAVARRNERERNRVKLVNLGFQALRERVPPGAASRRLSKVETLRSAVAYIRALQLQLAEPARPGSPASDYLSDDGAGRGAPSPDERELLDLCWLGGY from the coding sequence ATGGAcggcggcggccccgggcccGCGGCCCCCGAGCTGCTGCGCTGCGGCCGGCGGCGGCGTCCGGGCGCGCCCGACTCCGCGAGCGGCCCCGCGGCCGTGGCGCGCCGCAACGAGCGCGAGCGCAACCGCGTGAAGCTGGTGAACTTGGGCTTCCAGGCGCTGCGCGAGCGCGTCCCGCCCGGCGCCGCCAGCCGGAGGCTCAGCAAGGTGGAGACGCTGCGCTCGGCCGTGGCCTACATCCGCGCGCTGCAGCTGCAGCTGGCCGAGCCCGCGCGCCCCGGCTCCCCCGCCTCCGACTACCTGTCCGACGACGGCGCGGGCCGCGGCGCGCCCAGCCCCGACGAGCGCGAGCTGCTGGACCTGTGCTGGCTCGGGGGCTACTGA